In the Kwoniella mangroviensis CBS 8507 chromosome 3, whole genome shotgun sequence genome, one interval contains:
- a CDS encoding oxoglutarate dehydrogenase (succinyl-transferring), E1 component, with product MIRTIPRNIHLHARPSAKIARSLAVARPSILQKRTYATEAQPPSKNDLFANGGNTYYTEEMYRLWKQDPKAVHSSWAVYFSGLDKGLPSSSAYTPPPGFIGAASSVPTAADGSPKMSVEGSGDVTDYLKVQLLIRAYQVRGHHIANLDPLHISDADLDSRVPPELKLEYYGWTEADLKKEFMLSDGILPRFKGSVESDKLTLGQIIEELKRMYCTHVGVQYVHIVDRGQCDWLRERVEIPVQWNYTTEEKRMILDRLMWSELFEKFIASKYPNEKRFGLEGCESLIPGMKALIDRSVDSGVKSIVMGMPHRGRLNVLGNVIRKPIEAILNEFANTDKDDTGGGDVKYHLGANYVRPTPSGKKVSLSLVANPSHLEAEDPVVLGKTRAIQHFEGDEGTGDSAMGVLLHGDAAFAGQGVVYETTGMQGLPNYGTGGTVHLIVNNQIGFTTDPRFARSTPYPSDIAKSIDAPIFHVNGDDVEAVNYVCTLAADWRAKFKKDVVVDIVCYRRYGHNETDQPSFTQPKMYKAIQKQPTVLSIYTDKLIKEGTFTEKEIDEHRQWVWGMLEKAYDGSKDYKPSAREWLSSSWEGFPTPKELAENVLPHLPTGTEEETLKKIGDVISSFPEGFTPHKNLARIIATRGKSVAEGKNIDWSTAEALAFGALCLEGTHVRISGQDVERGTFSQRHAVVHDQENEQTYAALKHLGSEQGSFTVCNSHLSEFGTLGFELGYSLVSPNSLTIWEAQFGDFANNAQCIIDQFIASGERKWLQRTGLVLSLPHGYDGQGPEHSSGRIERFLQLCDDEPRIYPSAEKLDRQHQDCNMQIVYPTTPANYFHVLRRQIKRDFRKPLVVFFSKSLLRHPQARSSLEEMTGDSVFQRYLPEPHPENLVEPEKIRRHVLCTGQVYFQLLKEREDKGINDVAISRIEQLSPLPYDLLTPHLDKYPNADVVWAQEEPLNNGAWTYVQSRLITALKETQHHVGKVPIYAGRKPSSSVATGNKNAHKKEIEMINEMAFASAEQSQ from the exons ATGATACGAACGATACCGAGGAATATACATCTCCACGCCAGACCCAGCGCGAAAATCGCCAGGTCACTCGCCGTTGCCAGGCCTTCCATCTTACAGAAACGAACTTATGCTACCGAAGCTCAGCCACCAAGTAAGAATGATCTGTTTGCCAATGGTGGAAACACATACTATACCGAGGA GATGTACCGACTTTGGAAACAAGATCCAAAGGCCGTTCACTCTTCTTGGGCTGTTTACTTCTCTGGACTTGATAAAGGtcttccatcatcttccgcttACACCCCACCACCTGGATTCATCGGCGCTGCCAGTTCAGTACCTACAGCTGCCGATGGTAGCCCAAAGATGAGTGTGGAAGGTAGTGGAGATGTAACCGATTACCTCAAA GTCCAACTCCTCATCAGAGCTTATCAAGTTCGAGGACACCACATCGCCAACCTTGATCCCCTCCACATTTCCGATGCCGACCTCGACAGCCGTGTTCCCCCCGAATTGAAACTCGAATACTACGGTTGGACAGAGGCAGACCTGAAAAAGGAATTCATGCTCAGTGATGGTATCCTTCCCCGATTCAAGGGATCGGTAGAGAGTGATAAACTGACTTTGGGTCAAATTATCGAAGaattgaagaggatgtact GTACTCACGTCGGTGTGCAATACGTCCACATCGTCGACAGAGGACAATGTGACTGGTTGAGAGAACGAGTAGAAATTCCTGTACAATGGAACTACACCactgaggagaagaggatgatcctcGATCGATTGATGTGGTCTGAACTTTTCGAGAAATTCATTGCTTCAAAATACCCCAACGAAAAGAGATTCGGTTTAGAAGGTTGTGAATCCCTGATTCCCGGTATGAAAGCTTTAATAGATCGATCAGTCGACTCTGGTGTGAAATCAATTGTCATGGGTATGCCTCATAGAGGTCGACTTAACGTTCTCGGAAACGTTATCAGGAAACCTATCGAAGCCATCTTGAACGAGTTCGCCAACACCGACAAAGATGAtactggtggtggtgatgtcAAATACCACTTGGGAGCCAACTATGTTAGACCTACACCCAGTGGAAAGAAAGTGTCTCTTTCCCTTGTCGCCAACCCTTCTCAtttagaagctgaagatcctGTCGTGCTTGGTAAAACCCGAGCTATCCAGCATTTCGAGGGTGATGAAGGAACCGGTGATTCAGCTATGGGTGTCTTGCTCCATGGTGATGCTGCTTTCGCTGGTCAAGGTGTTGTTTACGAGACCACCGGCATGCAAGGTCTCCCCAACTACGGTACTGGTGGTACCGTTCATTTGATTGTTAACAACCAAATCGGTTTCACCACCGACCCTCGATTCGCTCGATCAACTCCCTACCCATCTGATATCGCCAAGTCCATCGATGCCCCCATCTTCCACGTCAACGGTGACGATGTAGAAGCCGTCAACTACGTCTGTACCCTTGCTGCCGACTGGAGAGCCAAgttcaagaaggatgtgGTTGTCGACATTGTTTGTTACAGAAGATACGGTCACAACGAAACCGAccaaccttctttcactcAACCCAAGATGTACAAGGCCATCCAGAAACAACCTACCGTCTTGTCCATTTACACCGACAAGTTGATCAAGGAAGGTACCTTCaccgagaaggagattgacGAGCACCGACAATGGGTTTGGGGTATGTTGGAGAAAGCTTACGATGGATCTAAGGATTACAAGCCATCCGCCCGAGAATGGCTCTCATCGTCATGGGAAGGTTTCCCTACACCCAAAGAACTTGCCGAGAACGTCCTTCCTCACTTGCCCACCGGaactgaagaagaaaccctcaagaagataggagatgtcatctcatcattccctGAAGGTTTCACTCCTCACAAGAACCTTGCTAGAATCATCGCTACTAGAGGAAAGTCTGTTGCCGAGGGTAAAAACATTGATTGGTCAACTGCTGAAGCTTTGGCGTTCGGTGCTTTGTGCCTCGAGGGAACTCACGTTAGAATCTCAGGTCAAGATGTCGAGAGAGGTACTTTCTCACAGAGACATGCTGTCGTTCACGATCAAGAGAACGAACAGACTTACGCCGCATTGAAACACCTCGGTAGCGAACAAGGGTCATTCACCGTCTGTAACTCGCATTTGTCCGAATTTGGTACTTTAGGTTTCGAATTGGGTTATTCATTGGTATCACCTAACAGTTTGACCATCTGGGAAGCTCAGTTTGGTGATTTCGCCAACAACGCTCAGtgtatcattgatcaattcatTGCATCCGGTGAAAGGAAATGGTTGCAACGAACTGGTTTAGTGCTCTCCTTACCCCACGGTTACGATGGTCAAGGTCCTGAACACTCGTCAGGTAGAATTGAACGATTCTTACAGCTCTGTGATGACGAACCTAGAATTTACCCATCCGCTGAGAAACTGGATAGACAACATCAGGATTGCAACATGCAAATTGTTTACCCAAC TACCCCCGCGAACTATTTCCACGTATTGAGACGACAAATAAAGCGAGATTTCCGAAAGCCT CTCGTCGTGTTCTTCTCCAAATCTCTCTTGCGACACCCACAAGCCCGATCGTCCCTCGAGGAAATGACCGGTGACAGTGTCTTCCAAAGATACTTGCCTGAACCTCATCCCGAAAACTTGGTCGAACCGGAGAAGATTCGAAGACACGTCTTGTGTACTGGTCAGGTTTACTTCCAATTGTTGAAGGAACGTGAAGACAAGGGAATAAATGACGTCGCCATCTCGAGAATTGAACAATTGTCACCTTTACCTTACGACCTGCTGACTCCTCATTTGGATAAATACCCTAACGCCGATGTCGTCTGGGCCcaagaggag CCTCTCAACAACGGTGCTTGGACATACGTTCAATCGCGATTGATCACCGCGTTGAAAGAGACCCAACATCACGTCGGTAAGGTTCCTATCTACGCCGGTAGGaaaccttcctcatctgtTGCTACCGGTAACAAGAACGCGCataagaaggagattgagatgatcaacgaGATGGCTTTTGCTTCTGCTGAACAATCGCAATAA